The following are encoded in a window of Halosolutus halophilus genomic DNA:
- a CDS encoding bacterio-opsin activator domain-containing protein — MGTAGIHSTLLVVGFETEVAATVTADGVDDVREVSTANEAVEMVDSGSIDCVLTAATLPDGTGLDLLEAARERDTALPVVLAPADGDEALASEAIAADVTEYVPREEGPDALAAAVDRALDRRRDRRARRARARQFEGVFEDPETYSWVLEPDGRVRRANEVALATIDATEGDVRGERFWALPWWNGAEDGRAVIRNAVERAANGTVTHRELTQAESTADGVSAQAESRTLEVTIRPVRNESGAIVSLLAQATDVTERVQLETELRESEELHRVTLNNMTDTVLITNDEGEFTYVCPNVHFIFGYTDEEIHEMGTIDDLLEPDLFDRDRLGEEGVLTNVECTATDKAGREHTLLVNVREVSIQGGTLLYSCRDITKRKRREEALTALHGTARELLYAETDREIADRIVADATDVLDLEASAAFLFDTDENLLRPAATSPAMERLHGPFSTRRANGDTISGQVFVEGERQFFADVHESPTLSDPTTDVRSAGFVPLGDHGVFVAGSAEVDAFDEVTRELADLLAATAEAALDRVERERTLRERDRELKRQNRKLSRLDGMNEVIREIDQALVGAETRAEIEEAVCERLTAAERFSFAWIGTADPADERLESTAHSGSERGRDYLDGVRLGLADGTEPAVRTATEREVTVVSNVVDRLHDEPWREAALVRDYQSVTSVPLAYDEFTYGVLTVYADRPDAFDETTRAVLAELGETIAAAIAAVERKRALVTDSRTRFEFDVHDDGFIFARLAREADARLSFDGGVRQHEGGASVFVTVDGASPEAVATAAAGLVAVEDVQVISADDGDNGSDTRDGGAVLLELSRPFLALRLADHGVVLRSVEATPERARVVVDVPSTVDERGGAAVVSNAFSEIELRSKRTVDRTTARDLRSTLLDRLTDRQLEVVQLAYYGGYFESPRAKTGEDVAETLDISPAAFYRHARTVQRKLFEVLFEDVGLPANTAPAVE, encoded by the coding sequence ATGGGTACCGCAGGGATCCATAGCACCCTCCTCGTCGTCGGGTTCGAGACGGAAGTGGCGGCGACCGTCACGGCCGATGGCGTCGACGACGTCCGCGAGGTATCGACCGCGAACGAGGCCGTCGAGATGGTGGACTCGGGTTCGATCGACTGCGTCCTGACCGCCGCGACGCTCCCGGACGGGACCGGACTCGACCTGCTCGAGGCGGCTCGCGAGCGCGATACCGCACTCCCCGTCGTGCTCGCGCCGGCCGACGGCGACGAGGCGCTCGCGAGCGAGGCGATCGCCGCCGACGTCACCGAGTACGTCCCCCGCGAGGAAGGTCCGGACGCGCTCGCGGCGGCCGTCGACCGGGCGCTCGATCGGAGACGGGACCGCCGGGCGCGTCGGGCGCGAGCGCGCCAGTTCGAGGGGGTTTTCGAGGACCCGGAGACGTACTCGTGGGTGCTCGAACCGGACGGGCGAGTTCGCCGGGCCAACGAGGTCGCGCTCGCGACGATCGACGCGACCGAGGGGGACGTCCGCGGGGAACGGTTCTGGGCGCTCCCGTGGTGGAACGGTGCCGAGGACGGGCGGGCGGTGATCCGGAACGCGGTCGAGCGCGCGGCAAACGGGACGGTCACGCACCGGGAACTGACGCAGGCGGAGTCGACCGCCGACGGCGTGAGCGCCCAGGCGGAGTCGCGGACGCTCGAGGTGACGATCCGGCCGGTCCGAAACGAGTCGGGTGCGATCGTCTCGCTGCTGGCACAGGCGACCGACGTCACCGAACGGGTCCAACTGGAGACCGAACTCCGCGAGTCCGAGGAACTCCACCGCGTGACGCTCAACAACATGACGGACACCGTCCTCATCACGAACGACGAGGGGGAGTTCACCTACGTCTGTCCGAACGTCCACTTCATCTTCGGCTACACGGACGAGGAGATCCACGAGATGGGGACGATCGACGACCTGCTCGAACCGGACCTCTTCGATCGCGATCGACTCGGCGAGGAGGGTGTGTTGACGAACGTCGAGTGTACGGCGACCGACAAGGCGGGACGCGAACACACCCTGCTGGTCAACGTCCGCGAGGTCTCGATCCAGGGCGGGACGCTCCTCTACAGCTGTCGTGACATCACGAAACGCAAACGCCGCGAGGAAGCGCTGACGGCGCTGCACGGAACCGCCCGCGAACTGCTCTACGCGGAGACCGATCGCGAGATCGCCGATCGGATCGTCGCGGACGCCACCGACGTACTCGACCTCGAGGCCAGCGCCGCGTTCCTGTTCGACACCGACGAGAACCTGTTGCGGCCGGCCGCCACCTCGCCGGCGATGGAACGGTTACACGGACCGTTCTCGACCAGACGGGCCAACGGCGACACGATCTCGGGGCAGGTATTCGTCGAGGGGGAGCGGCAGTTCTTCGCGGACGTCCACGAGTCGCCCACGCTGTCGGATCCGACGACCGACGTCCGCAGCGCCGGGTTCGTCCCGCTCGGGGATCACGGCGTCTTCGTCGCGGGCTCGGCCGAGGTCGACGCCTTCGACGAGGTCACCCGGGAACTGGCGGACCTGCTGGCGGCGACCGCGGAGGCGGCGCTCGATCGGGTCGAGCGGGAACGCACGTTACGGGAACGCGATCGAGAGCTCAAGCGCCAGAACCGAAAGCTCTCTCGCCTCGACGGGATGAACGAGGTCATCAGGGAAATCGATCAGGCGCTGGTCGGGGCCGAAACTCGCGCGGAGATCGAGGAGGCCGTCTGCGAACGGCTCACCGCCGCCGAGCGGTTCTCGTTCGCCTGGATCGGCACGGCCGACCCCGCGGACGAGCGCCTCGAGTCGACCGCCCACAGCGGGTCGGAACGGGGGCGGGACTACCTCGACGGCGTCCGCCTCGGCCTCGCGGACGGAACCGAACCAGCGGTCAGGACCGCGACCGAACGCGAGGTCACCGTCGTCTCGAACGTGGTCGACCGACTCCACGACGAACCGTGGCGTGAGGCCGCGCTCGTGCGAGACTACCAATCGGTCACGAGCGTCCCTCTCGCGTACGACGAGTTCACCTACGGGGTGTTGACGGTCTACGCCGATCGACCCGACGCCTTCGACGAGACGACGCGCGCCGTGCTCGCGGAACTCGGCGAGACGATCGCGGCCGCCATCGCCGCGGTCGAACGCAAACGCGCCCTGGTGACGGACTCGCGGACGCGCTTCGAGTTCGACGTCCACGACGACGGGTTCATCTTCGCCCGCCTCGCACGGGAGGCCGACGCCCGTCTCTCGTTCGACGGCGGCGTCCGCCAGCACGAAGGCGGGGCGTCCGTGTTCGTGACGGTCGACGGTGCGTCCCCCGAGGCCGTCGCGACTGCAGCGGCTGGGCTCGTCGCCGTCGAAGACGTACAGGTGATCAGCGCCGACGACGGCGACAACGGAAGCGATACTCGCGACGGCGGTGCCGTACTCCTGGAACTGTCACGGCCGTTTCTCGCACTTCGGCTCGCGGACCACGGCGTCGTGTTGCGAAGCGTGGAAGCGACGCCGGAGCGTGCACGCGTCGTCGTGGACGTTCCGAGCACGGTCGACGAACGGGGCGGTGCCGCCGTCGTCTCGAACGCCTTCTCCGAGATCGAACTCCGATCGAAACGAACCGTCGACCGGACCACCGCCCGCGACCTTCGATCGACGCTGCTCGATCGGTTGACCGACCGACAACTCGAGGTCGTCCAGCTAGCGTACTACGGCGGGTACTTCGAATCGCCGCGGGCGAAGACGGGCGAAGACGTCGCGGAGACGCTCGACATCTCGCCAGCCGCGTTCTACCGTCACGCCCGAACCGTGCAGCGGAAACTCTTCGAAGTACTGTTCGAGGACGTCGGACTCCCGGCAAATACTGCGCCCGCCGTTGAATAG
- a CDS encoding rubrerythrin-like domain-containing protein, translated as MKDVNYDPEDESTYECFSCGTVVSASAPGTCPECGADMRNRRTPIE; from the coding sequence ATGAAAGACGTCAACTACGATCCCGAGGACGAATCGACCTACGAGTGTTTCAGTTGCGGCACCGTCGTCAGCGCGTCGGCACCGGGTACGTGCCCGGAGTGCGGGGCCGACATGCGTAACCGGCGGACACCGATCGAGTAG
- the gdhB gene encoding glutamate dehydrogenase GdhB produces MASHQRSTPSPEPQRSSGDEPETALETARRQLGRAADYLEIDDTVLERLRYPGKVHEVTVPLERDDGSVDVFTGYRAQHDSVRGPYKGGLRYHPAVTRDECVGLAMWMTWKCAVMDIPFGGAKGGIVVDPKSLSDEEKERLTRRFTQEIREVIGPTTDIPAPDMGTDSATMAWLMDAYSMQEGETIPGVVTGKPPAVGGSYGREEAPGRSVAIVTRETLDYYDEPIAETTVAVQGFGSVGANAARLLDEWGATVAAISDVNGAVYDPDGIDVAAIPSHDEEPEAVTENADGTRISNDELLALDVDVLVPAAVGNVITEDNADDVRADLVVEGANGPTTFAADAILAERGIDVLPDILANAGGVTVSYFEWLQDINRRAWSLDRVQDELEAEMVAAWDAVREEVEARDVTWRDAAYIVALSRISEAHEMRGLWP; encoded by the coding sequence ATGGCGTCTCACCAGCGTTCGACACCGAGCCCGGAGCCACAGCGATCGTCGGGTGACGAACCCGAGACGGCACTCGAGACCGCTCGTCGCCAACTCGGCCGCGCCGCGGACTACCTCGAGATCGACGACACCGTCCTCGAGCGACTCAGATATCCCGGGAAAGTCCACGAGGTGACCGTTCCCCTCGAGCGCGACGACGGGAGCGTCGACGTCTTTACCGGCTATCGCGCCCAGCACGATAGCGTTCGCGGGCCGTACAAGGGCGGCCTCCGGTACCATCCCGCCGTGACCCGCGACGAGTGCGTCGGGCTGGCGATGTGGATGACCTGGAAGTGTGCCGTGATGGACATCCCCTTCGGGGGTGCGAAAGGCGGGATCGTCGTCGATCCCAAGTCCCTGAGCGACGAGGAGAAAGAACGGCTCACGCGCCGGTTCACCCAGGAAATCCGCGAGGTGATCGGCCCGACGACGGACATCCCGGCCCCGGACATGGGAACCGATTCGGCGACGATGGCCTGGCTGATGGACGCCTACAGCATGCAGGAGGGCGAAACCATCCCGGGCGTCGTCACCGGCAAACCGCCCGCAGTCGGCGGTAGTTACGGTCGCGAGGAGGCCCCGGGCCGCAGCGTCGCGATCGTCACCCGCGAAACGCTCGACTACTACGACGAGCCGATCGCGGAGACGACCGTCGCCGTCCAGGGGTTCGGCAGCGTCGGCGCGAACGCCGCTCGCCTCCTGGACGAGTGGGGCGCGACCGTCGCGGCGATCAGCGACGTCAACGGTGCCGTGTACGATCCCGACGGGATCGACGTGGCCGCGATTCCCTCACACGACGAGGAGCCGGAAGCGGTCACCGAGAACGCCGACGGGACCCGCATCTCGAACGACGAACTGCTCGCACTCGACGTCGACGTCCTCGTTCCGGCGGCCGTCGGCAACGTCATCACCGAGGACAACGCCGACGACGTGCGCGCCGATCTCGTCGTCGAGGGGGCCAACGGCCCGACCACGTTCGCCGCCGACGCGATCCTCGCCGAGCGCGGGATCGACGTCCTCCCCGACATCCTCGCCAACGCCGGCGGCGTCACTGTGAGCTACTTCGAGTGGCTCCAGGACATCAACCGCCGCGCGTGGAGCCTCGATCGGGTCCAGGACGAACTCGAGGCCGAGATGGTCGCGGCCTGGGACGCCGTCCGCGAGGAGGTCGAAGCGCGGGACGTGACCTGGCGCGACGCCGCCTACATCGTCGCCCTCTCGCGGATCAGCGAGGCCCACGAGATGCGCGGGCTCTGGCCCTGA
- a CDS encoding phosphoribosyltransferase translates to MFDDRTDAGDRLATELERRDFEADVVLGIPRGALPVARPVADALDADLDVVVARKMGAPGNPELAIGAVASDGSVWYNDDLVDRLGVDDAYLEEIREEEAENAAAKADRYHDSPGLPDLADKRVVIVDDGVATGATATACLRQVQDSDAEYVALAVPVGSPRSVAELADEADEVIALETPDHFRAVGQFYRTFGQVTDEEAIEYLEGR, encoded by the coding sequence ATGTTCGACGACAGAACGGACGCCGGCGATCGACTCGCAACGGAACTCGAGCGCCGCGACTTCGAAGCCGACGTCGTCCTCGGCATCCCGCGCGGGGCCCTGCCCGTCGCCCGGCCCGTCGCGGACGCGCTCGACGCCGACCTGGACGTCGTCGTGGCCCGGAAGATGGGCGCGCCGGGGAACCCCGAACTGGCGATCGGCGCGGTCGCGAGCGACGGGAGCGTCTGGTACAACGACGACCTCGTAGATCGGTTAGGCGTGGACGACGCGTACCTCGAGGAGATCCGCGAGGAAGAGGCCGAGAACGCGGCGGCGAAAGCCGATCGCTACCACGACTCGCCGGGCCTGCCGGATCTCGCGGACAAGCGCGTGGTGATCGTGGACGACGGCGTCGCCACGGGCGCGACGGCGACCGCCTGTCTCCGACAGGTGCAGGATTCGGACGCCGAGTACGTCGCGCTCGCCGTTCCCGTGGGCTCGCCCCGATCGGTCGCGGAACTCGCGGACGAGGCCGACGAGGTGATCGCGCTCGAGACGCCGGACCACTTCCGGGCGGTGGGACAGTTCTACCGGACGTTCGGCCAGGTGACCGACGAGGAGGCGATCGAGTACCTCGAAGGGCGATAG
- a CDS encoding NAD(P)H-hydrate dehydratase has translation MVRLQRTLSNVSEGGNDNGRVGIVGGSIEYPNQPVLVGRAALRTGSDHVRAFVADPIYEVVASHDPNLLVDRYAGEQFEASAVERTRELSDWADALVIGPGLVDADPVALRDAVDAVDVPTVVDALAIEPALDVDLSNTVLTPSSAEVDPIRESYGSLEAFSAETGAVVTLTGDVDEIIGDGERIRNETGTSALTVAGTGDTLAGIVGSLLGQGMDRAEAAELGTWVLGKTGELATAEYGPGVVATDVIDRIPDAIR, from the coding sequence ATGGTACGCCTGCAGCGGACGCTCTCGAACGTCTCCGAGGGCGGGAACGACAACGGTCGCGTCGGCATCGTCGGCGGTTCGATCGAGTACCCCAACCAGCCCGTGCTCGTCGGGCGGGCGGCGCTCCGGACCGGGTCGGACCACGTCCGCGCGTTCGTCGCCGACCCGATCTACGAGGTCGTCGCGAGTCACGATCCGAACCTGCTCGTGGATCGCTACGCAGGCGAGCAGTTCGAGGCGAGCGCCGTCGAGCGCACCCGCGAGCTGAGCGACTGGGCCGACGCGCTGGTGATCGGCCCCGGTCTCGTCGACGCCGATCCCGTTGCCCTGCGCGACGCCGTCGACGCCGTCGACGTACCGACCGTCGTCGACGCGCTCGCGATCGAACCGGCACTCGACGTCGACCTCTCGAACACCGTCCTCACGCCCAGCAGCGCCGAAGTCGATCCGATCCGCGAGTCGTACGGTTCGCTCGAAGCCTTCTCGGCGGAAACCGGCGCCGTCGTCACGCTGACCGGCGACGTCGACGAAATCATCGGCGACGGAGAGCGAATTCGTAACGAGACGGGCACCTCGGCGCTCACCGTTGCCGGAACCGGCGACACGCTGGCCGGCATCGTCGGGTCCCTACTCGGCCAGGGAATGGACCGCGCGGAGGCCGCCGAACTCGGGACGTGGGTGCTCGGCAAGACCGGCGAACTGGCGACGGCCGAGTACGGTCCCGGCGTCGTCGCGACCGACGTGATCGATCGGATTCCGGACGCGATCCGGTGA
- a CDS encoding class I SAM-dependent methyltransferase, with the protein MFTHDVSRTASGDASDDISHPLVAAVYDWVVPERTLFAPHRRYLTADLAGRVLDVGAGTGANFPHVAASDRDVEFHAIEPDPYMRRRAAQKAREVGCAVDLRDARAESLPYPDDAFDVVVAGLVFCTIRDPDAALAEVARVLKPGGEFRFLEHVRADGWRAAGQNLLNPLWERVAGGCQLNRATVERFVCHDDFDVDEIERLSIGLFPATPIVRGRLERRRDGAGGLSVSEFLYSL; encoded by the coding sequence ATGTTCACGCACGACGTGAGCCGGACGGCCTCCGGCGACGCGAGCGACGACATTTCACACCCGCTCGTGGCGGCGGTCTACGACTGGGTCGTTCCGGAACGAACCCTGTTTGCGCCACACAGACGGTATCTGACCGCCGACCTCGCCGGACGGGTACTGGACGTCGGGGCGGGAACCGGGGCGAACTTCCCGCACGTCGCCGCCAGCGACCGGGACGTCGAGTTTCACGCGATCGAACCCGATCCCTACATGCGCCGCCGGGCGGCGCAGAAGGCGCGCGAGGTCGGCTGTGCCGTCGACCTCCGCGACGCTCGCGCCGAGTCGCTGCCCTATCCCGACGACGCCTTCGACGTCGTCGTCGCCGGCCTGGTCTTCTGTACGATCCGGGACCCCGACGCGGCGCTCGCGGAGGTCGCACGGGTGTTGAAACCGGGCGGCGAGTTCCGCTTCCTCGAGCACGTCCGGGCAGACGGCTGGCGTGCCGCGGGGCAGAATCTCCTGAATCCGCTCTGGGAGCGGGTGGCCGGCGGCTGTCAGTTGAATCGCGCCACCGTCGAACGGTTCGTCTGCCACGACGATTTCGACGTCGACGAGATCGAACGACTCTCGATCGGGCTCTTTCCGGCGACGCCGATCGTCCGGGGGCGGCTGGAACGACGCCGAGACGGCGCCGGGGGTTTATCCGTAAGCGAGTTCCTGTACAGCCTATGA
- a CDS encoding pyridoxal-phosphate-dependent aminotransferase family protein, with product MTDPTADRLRMTPGPTEVPGAVRQRMAQPTPNPDVEPEFFAFYRELTDKLATIYRSDGHDRSATESNERRDVVVLGGEGILGLEAAVASLVESGDRVLCLSNGLYGEGFADFVEQYGGEAAVCDVPWDETLDRETVTAFLDDADGPFDVATMVHCETPTGTLNDLEPILDLLDDRDVVTVVDAVSSLGGTPVPTGKIDVCLGASQKCFSTPPGLATCAISDRAWNRIESVETRSFYADLEPWRTAADDEWFPYTHLTANLYGLDAAVDLLLEEGLEAVFDRHETAAQRCRERAADLGLDTYPTTEDDSSPTVTAVSVDDRAGELQRAMREEHDVVLATGLGDLEDDVLRIGHMGHNARVDRVEQTMDALAAVLD from the coding sequence ATGACCGATCCAACCGCGGACAGACTGCGGATGACGCCCGGTCCGACCGAGGTCCCCGGAGCGGTGCGCCAGCGGATGGCCCAGCCCACCCCGAACCCCGACGTCGAACCCGAGTTCTTCGCGTTCTACCGGGAGTTGACGGACAAACTGGCCACGATATATCGGTCCGACGGGCACGACCGGTCCGCGACCGAGTCGAACGAACGGCGGGACGTCGTCGTCCTCGGCGGTGAGGGGATCCTCGGCCTCGAGGCCGCCGTCGCCTCGCTGGTCGAGTCCGGCGATCGAGTGCTGTGTCTCTCGAACGGTCTGTACGGCGAGGGCTTCGCCGACTTCGTCGAGCAGTACGGCGGCGAGGCGGCCGTCTGTGACGTGCCCTGGGACGAGACGCTCGATCGGGAGACCGTCACGGCGTTCCTCGACGATGCGGACGGGCCGTTCGACGTCGCGACGATGGTCCACTGCGAGACGCCGACGGGGACGCTGAACGACCTCGAGCCGATCCTCGACCTCCTCGACGATCGGGACGTCGTCACCGTCGTCGACGCGGTCTCTTCGCTGGGCGGCACGCCCGTCCCGACCGGAAAGATCGACGTCTGTCTCGGCGCGAGCCAGAAGTGTTTCAGCACGCCACCGGGGCTCGCGACCTGTGCGATCAGCGATCGCGCGTGGAACCGCATCGAGTCGGTCGAGACGCGATCCTTCTACGCCGACCTCGAACCGTGGCGGACGGCGGCCGACGACGAGTGGTTTCCCTACACCCACCTCACCGCGAACCTGTACGGCCTCGACGCCGCGGTCGACCTGCTCCTCGAGGAGGGACTCGAGGCCGTCTTCGATCGACACGAGACGGCGGCGCAGCGGTGTCGCGAGCGAGCCGCGGACCTCGGGCTGGACACGTATCCGACGACCGAGGACGATTCGTCACCGACCGTGACCGCGGTCTCGGTCGACGATCGGGCCGGCGAGTTGCAGCGAGCGATGCGCGAGGAGCACGACGTCGTCCTCGCGACCGGCCTCGGGGATCTCGAAGACGACGTCCTCCGAATCGGACACATGGGCCACAACGCTCGCGTCGATCGGGTCGAGCAGACGATGGATGCGCTGGCAGCCGTACTCGACTGA
- a CDS encoding carbon starvation CstA family protein yields the protein MTQVIWIVAAVLVTFTVGYVGYSKYLTQFVELDSDRETPAHKYEDGQEYVPSKKPVLLGHHYSSIAGGAPIVGPITAGAIWGWVPALLWIAIGNPLMGAVHDFVSLSGSLRHEGKSIGYMIGEYVGKSGKNMLLWFAFLTIILVVAVFALVVGIVFNAYPEVTTASFIYIALALAFGVYLYQFNGPFIPGTIVFVLGVFAAVWVGIQYPVAIFEPTAERTADISVTVLLSGDGSWVPGAADLGGNTAAWIPVVMVYAAIASALPVWVLLQPRDYLSSFLLYTGVGGAIVAIIVGTVLGTSSEPLVIDSSIGAFEGFWGVETAGYAPLFPLLFITIACGTISGFHSLVSSGTTAKQLDKETDARLIGYGGMLGEGLLAAVALSTLAVWGFTEGGGIGQALPNFASGGGLILTSLGVPETVGAVFMALVLCSFLLTSTDTAVRLGRYMMEEIVGTPAGRTDTGLNANPASFARGRYTNPIVQTVPAYLLVVSGQWVVLWQLFGGANQLLAALALLTATVWLANWDDSKQLVSTGVPMAIMVTITILGLSILVFYENLYLNLIQGGAGTTEATISSIVQMGIGLVLIGLALALVRLGYRNIRDVRRGPEAPAAPGDD from the coding sequence ATGACACAGGTGATATGGATCGTTGCCGCAGTACTGGTAACGTTCACAGTGGGGTACGTGGGGTATTCGAAGTACCTCACTCAGTTCGTCGAACTCGACTCGGACCGCGAGACACCGGCACACAAGTACGAGGACGGCCAGGAGTACGTCCCGTCGAAGAAACCGGTCTTGTTGGGGCATCACTATTCGAGTATCGCGGGGGGCGCCCCGATCGTCGGCCCGATCACGGCCGGGGCAATCTGGGGCTGGGTCCCCGCGCTCCTGTGGATCGCGATCGGCAACCCGCTGATGGGCGCGGTTCACGACTTCGTGTCGCTGTCGGGCAGTCTGCGCCACGAGGGGAAGTCGATCGGCTACATGATCGGCGAGTACGTCGGCAAGAGCGGCAAGAACATGTTGCTGTGGTTCGCGTTCCTGACGATCATCCTGGTCGTGGCCGTGTTCGCGCTCGTCGTCGGGATCGTGTTCAACGCCTATCCGGAGGTGACGACGGCGTCGTTCATCTACATCGCCCTGGCGCTGGCGTTCGGGGTCTACCTGTACCAGTTCAACGGCCCGTTCATTCCCGGAACGATCGTGTTCGTCCTGGGCGTGTTCGCGGCCGTCTGGGTCGGGATCCAGTACCCGGTCGCGATCTTCGAACCGACCGCCGAGCGAACCGCCGACATTTCGGTGACGGTCCTGCTCAGCGGCGACGGATCCTGGGTCCCGGGCGCGGCAGACCTCGGCGGGAACACCGCGGCGTGGATCCCGGTCGTGATGGTGTACGCCGCCATCGCGAGCGCGCTCCCGGTGTGGGTCCTGCTCCAGCCGCGTGACTACCTGTCGTCGTTCCTGCTGTACACCGGCGTCGGCGGGGCGATCGTCGCGATCATCGTCGGGACGGTCCTCGGAACCTCGTCCGAACCGCTCGTCATCGACAGCTCGATCGGCGCGTTCGAAGGGTTCTGGGGCGTCGAAACGGCCGGTTACGCGCCGCTGTTCCCGCTGCTGTTCATCACGATCGCCTGCGGGACGATCAGTGGATTCCACTCACTGGTCTCCTCGGGGACGACCGCCAAACAGCTCGACAAGGAGACCGACGCCCGCCTGATCGGATACGGCGGGATGCTCGGCGAGGGTCTCCTCGCCGCGGTCGCACTCTCGACGCTCGCAGTGTGGGGCTTCACCGAAGGCGGCGGCATCGGCCAGGCGCTGCCGAACTTCGCGTCCGGTGGTGGGCTCATCCTCACCAGCCTCGGCGTTCCCGAGACCGTCGGCGCCGTGTTCATGGCGCTGGTGCTGTGTAGCTTCCTGCTCACGTCGACCGACACGGCCGTCCGTCTCGGTCGATACATGATGGAAGAGATCGTCGGCACGCCCGCGGGGCGGACCGACACCGGTCTGAACGCCAATCCCGCGTCGTTCGCTCGCGGACGGTACACGAACCCGATCGTCCAGACCGTTCCCGCGTACCTGCTGGTCGTCTCCGGTCAGTGGGTCGTCCTCTGGCAGCTGTTCGGCGGTGCGAACCAGTTGCTCGCCGCGCTGGCGCTGCTGACCGCGACCGTGTGGCTGGCCAACTGGGACGACAGCAAACAGCTCGTCTCCACGGGCGTCCCGATGGCGATCATGGTGACGATCACCATCCTCGGGCTCTCGATCCTGGTGTTCTACGAGAACCTCTACCTGAATCTGATTCAGGGAGGGGCTGGAACCACCGAGGCGACGATTTCATCGATCGTCCAGATGGGGATCGGCCTCGTCCTGATCGGGCTGGCGCTCGCGCTCGTCAGACTCGGGTACAGGAACATCCGCGACGTCCGTCGCGGACCGGAAGCGCCCGCCGCACCGGGCGACGACTGA
- a CDS encoding cupin domain-containing protein — protein MGYRIVDPDAIDPEPDRPSECRKLSEPAGLETMAINRFHAEPGEELPLAYHYHDTQQEAFYVLSGTLSVETPDETYEVPNDCLFVVDPESPQRAYNPSDADDPVTVLAVGAPSADDVHAYDPDDA, from the coding sequence ATGGGATACCGAATCGTCGATCCGGACGCTATCGATCCGGAACCCGATCGCCCCAGCGAGTGTCGGAAACTGTCCGAGCCCGCCGGCCTCGAGACGATGGCGATCAACCGGTTCCACGCCGAACCGGGCGAGGAGCTTCCGCTCGCCTACCACTACCACGACACCCAGCAGGAGGCGTTCTACGTCCTCTCGGGGACGCTGTCCGTCGAAACGCCCGACGAGACGTACGAGGTGCCGAACGACTGCCTGTTCGTCGTCGACCCGGAGAGTCCCCAGCGCGCGTACAACCCGTCCGACGCCGACGATCCGGTGACGGTGCTGGCCGTCGGGGCACCGTCGGCCGACGACGTTCACGCGTACGACCCCGACGACGCATGA